A part of Microaerobacter geothermalis genomic DNA contains:
- a CDS encoding c-type cytochrome, producing MKKAILFVVCLAFVVLLTACSSETSEKTAAPMNQGSVQGEVGKKTDDSIYPVPANYQPSVDNGKKIYGQSCQSCHGQNGEGNPALGATAINSPDFLKVADEPFLTQLVYGGKKAMPAFKSQLTPEEIADVAAYIRSWSKEEPVPRGENFNVSIELGEQIYNQSCVGCHGTNGAGGSAPSLNDQNFLKAASDQYLFTSIADGRRGTAMTSFSIPTQGIQELSEDEIKAVVSFIRSWQK from the coding sequence TTGAAAAAAGCAATCTTATTTGTTGTATGTTTGGCTTTTGTTGTCCTCTTGACTGCATGTTCATCGGAGACATCTGAAAAGACAGCTGCCCCGATGAACCAAGGATCTGTCCAAGGAGAAGTTGGGAAGAAAACGGACGACAGCATTTATCCAGTCCCAGCCAATTATCAGCCTTCGGTTGATAATGGAAAAAAGATATATGGACAAAGCTGTCAGTCCTGTCATGGCCAGAATGGTGAAGGTAATCCTGCCCTAGGGGCAACAGCTATCAACAGTCCTGATTTTCTCAAGGTGGCAGATGAACCATTCTTAACCCAACTTGTGTATGGCGGAAAAAAGGCGATGCCAGCATTTAAAAGTCAGTTAACTCCAGAAGAAATAGCAGACGTGGCTGCCTATATCAGGTCATGGAGCAAGGAAGAACCGGTCCCAAGAGGTGAAAATTTTAACGTATCCATTGAATTGGGAGAACAGATTTATAACCAGAGTTGTGTCGGCTGTCATGGTACAAATGGCGCCGGAGGGTCCGCTCCATCCTTAAATGACCAGAACTTCTTAAAGGCTGCCTCAGACCAGTATCTATTTACTTCGATTGCTGATGGTAGACGGGGTACTGCGATGACATCATTCAGCATACCTACTCAGGGAATTCAGGAATTGAGTGAGGATGAAATCAAAGCCGTTGTTTCATTTATTAGAAGTTGGCAGAAATAG
- a CDS encoding 4Fe-4S dicluster domain-containing protein has product MEDDVLDRRRFLKENVQSLVKTFGFFVKEQIEDTRKYIRPPGVVDEQSFLLICNRCGDCQTACPQDIILLLGPKAGKHVGTPILNLYHNPCTLCMKCVEVCPTGALSPTPKEKVKLGVAKINPSRCFAWKGEQPCDYCKVFCPLEEKAVKIEDGKPFIIPERCNGCGECKHYCVSGKDTIQIMVQ; this is encoded by the coding sequence TTGGAAGATGATGTATTAGACAGGCGTCGTTTTTTAAAGGAAAATGTCCAATCCCTGGTGAAGACTTTTGGATTTTTTGTGAAAGAACAAATCGAAGATACTAGAAAATACATCCGTCCTCCAGGTGTTGTTGACGAACAATCCTTCTTGTTAATATGTAACCGGTGTGGAGATTGCCAAACAGCTTGTCCCCAGGACATTATTCTTCTACTGGGGCCAAAAGCAGGGAAACATGTGGGTACCCCTATTCTAAATCTTTATCATAATCCATGTACACTTTGTATGAAATGTGTAGAGGTTTGTCCCACTGGCGCATTATCCCCCACTCCCAAGGAAAAAGTAAAGCTGGGAGTGGCAAAAATCAACCCCTCCCGCTGTTTTGCGTGGAAAGGGGAACAACCCTGTGATTATTGTAAAGTTTTTTGCCCATTGGAGGAAAAGGCGGTTAAAATAGAAGATGGAAAACCTTTTATTATTCCTGAACGGTGCAATGGATGCGGGGAATGCAAGCATTATTGTGTATCAGGGAAGGATACCATTCAAATTATGGTTCAGTAA
- a CDS encoding 4Fe-4S dicluster domain-containing protein, whose product MEMNRRAFIVNTGRVLGGLGVVSLAGLLSKSGEAKSYIRPPGSLSEEEFLNRCIRCFKCGEICPYYAIKFVGTDDGKSMDTPMLIPRENACQLCMKCGEICPTQAIEKIVRDKKVIAQKVKMGIPRLNKATCLSWNNRSCGICYMNCPYQNEAITVLPGERPVVHPEKCVGCGVCEMVCLTNPASIWIEPLDDLASKGRV is encoded by the coding sequence ATGGAAATGAATAGGAGAGCCTTCATCGTAAATACCGGCAGGGTTTTGGGGGGATTGGGAGTTGTATCTTTGGCTGGCCTGCTCTCCAAATCTGGAGAAGCAAAAAGTTATATTCGCCCACCGGGCTCTTTGTCGGAAGAAGAGTTTTTGAATCGCTGTATTCGCTGTTTCAAATGCGGGGAAATTTGTCCATATTATGCCATTAAGTTCGTTGGAACCGATGATGGCAAATCAATGGATACACCCATGTTGATTCCAAGGGAGAATGCTTGCCAGCTATGTATGAAATGCGGAGAGATTTGTCCGACACAAGCCATTGAAAAGATAGTAAGGGATAAAAAGGTGATTGCCCAAAAAGTAAAGATGGGAATCCCCCGTCTAAATAAAGCCACCTGTTTATCATGGAATAACCGCAGCTGTGGAATATGTTATATGAATTGTCCGTATCAAAATGAGGCCATAACTGTTCTGCCTGGCGAAAGACCGGTTGTTCACCCTGAAAAGTGTGTGGGATGTGGAGTTTGTGAAATGGTTTGCTTAACAAATCCGGCATCCATTTGGATAGAACCATTGGATGACTTAGCATCGAAAGGTCGTGTGTAA
- the yihA gene encoding ribosome biogenesis GTP-binding protein YihA/YsxC: protein MKITDAHFVISAVSPNQYPNDALPEIALVGRSNVGKSSLINCLIRRKSLARTSSKPGKTQTLNYYRINQSFYFVDLPGYGFAKVSKKVKEEWGRMIESYLRNRKELRLVIQLIDVRHPPTKDDQDMYRWLTHYQIPTLVVATKADKIPRGKWQKHMKIVKETLEMNKQDPGVLFSAETAQGRDEIWSYLMDYINRH from the coding sequence ATGAAAATAACGGATGCTCATTTTGTAATCAGTGCCGTTTCTCCAAATCAATATCCAAATGACGCCCTGCCGGAGATTGCTCTGGTCGGGCGTTCAAATGTTGGAAAGTCCTCCCTGATTAACTGTCTTATTCGGCGGAAATCTTTGGCAAGGACTAGTTCGAAACCCGGTAAAACCCAAACCCTGAATTACTACCGGATTAATCAATCCTTTTATTTTGTTGATTTGCCGGGATATGGATTTGCCAAAGTATCTAAAAAAGTGAAAGAAGAATGGGGAAGAATGATAGAGTCTTATCTGAGAAATCGAAAGGAATTGCGACTGGTGATCCAACTCATCGATGTCCGTCATCCTCCAACGAAGGATGATCAGGATATGTATCGCTGGCTAACACATTATCAGATTCCTACCCTGGTTGTAGCGACAAAAGCGGATAAAATTCCAAGGGGAAAATGGCAAAAACATATGAAAATCGTGAAAGAAACTTTAGAAATGAACAAACAGGATCCGGGTGTTCTATTTTCTGCAGAAACTGCACAGGGCAGGGATGAGATATGGTCTTATCTTATGGACTATATTAACCGCCACTAA
- the mobB gene encoding molybdopterin-guanine dinucleotide biosynthesis protein B, with translation MIPVFNLVGYSNSGKTTLICRLIEKFKILGWRVATLKHDVHGFEMDREGKDTWKHRQAGADVVSISSRGNMAILGFRENDWSLGELLSKIEGVDVILVEGYKGSSLPKMVLLRNQEDFVLLHSLQQVKGVVYWEKEGIENIPYPCFHIEQIDAIFNLVYQEVLTQKKMGVEGG, from the coding sequence ATGATTCCAGTGTTTAATCTGGTAGGATATTCAAACAGTGGTAAAACCACCTTAATTTGCCGTCTCATAGAAAAATTTAAAATCTTGGGATGGCGTGTGGCTACCTTAAAACATGATGTTCACGGCTTTGAGATGGACAGAGAGGGTAAAGACACATGGAAACATCGGCAGGCTGGGGCAGATGTGGTCTCCATCTCATCCCGGGGGAACATGGCGATATTAGGCTTTCGTGAAAATGATTGGTCTTTGGGCGAATTGTTAAGTAAAATAGAAGGAGTAGATGTGATTTTGGTGGAGGGATATAAAGGTTCCTCTCTCCCCAAAATGGTGCTCTTGCGGAACCAGGAAGACTTTGTGCTGTTACATTCCCTTCAACAGGTGAAGGGTGTTGTATATTGGGAGAAAGAAGGAATAGAGAATATTCCTTACCCATGTTTTCATATCGAGCAAATTGACGCAATTTTTAATTTGGTATACCAGGAAGTATTGACACAGAAAAAGATGGGAGTAGAAGGGGGATGA
- a CDS encoding molybdopterin-dependent oxidoreductase, translating to MGKETRKISRRSFLKATGAVTGAAVLAGCGKNTSGVQVKEGTNNEVVEVVSESTINQTLVPTQCPYCGFGCGSYWVVENGKIIGSRPDKDHPDNKGQQCVKGLNAYQVFENMDVRLTKPLIRRDPSTKGTFNGFEEVSWEEALDVVATKFADIKKNYGGNSIGFYGSGQLTLEAQYLINKFWKAGLESNTIEANARMCMTSAVVGYSKAFGSDAPPTTYEDLYLADLIIDIGHNMRAAHSVEYWLISSEKKRRKLETYVIDPRETGTARGWKEIDPEHSHYWALRPNGDLALLNSLGYVFIYELDAVDKAFVEKNTEGFEAYKEGVKKYKPEDVADITGISPDQVRELAKKWVNAKNGVLTIWSMGVNQRTIGVPIVEAIINLHLITGTMGKPGFGPFSMTGQPNAMGERLSGGLTGKLPGNRALKNPDHVKAVERVWGEGTLAKTVKMKNPNGAVGMFERALAGDVKAIFFSYTTHINLPDVNNLVRPALKNMFVVASDIFKDAPNLLYADVVFPAATIGEVQGTYINSIRRIYVVDKAVEPPEGTKPDMDIMIDLAHKMKEKDSFWSFWSKQWNYSKDDKGFYNAEEVFQEFKDILKGSDADITGIEGYEQLRKLKGIQWPAPTPEIAAKGGTKRRYMGQEEGWADKPYGNFPSKNGKAKIIFVDQGVYTAADGSKWGDNAPEFPDVEFARVPLSEVPTDKYPVWLALGIVYEHFHSSKTIRSRTLKKLVPEMYVEVNEEDAKVWGINDGDWIKVSTRRGSITAKASVGPNSKIGVRGRNLPPRGEIFAPWNLSVADSPLPSENKWLVNTMPSRATDPESGQAGFKHMAARIEKV from the coding sequence ATGGGTAAAGAAACAAGAAAAATTTCAAGAAGAAGTTTTTTGAAGGCCACCGGAGCGGTAACAGGAGCTGCCGTACTTGCAGGCTGCGGCAAGAACACTTCTGGTGTTCAAGTGAAGGAAGGAACCAACAATGAAGTGGTTGAAGTAGTTTCAGAAAGCACCATAAATCAAACTTTGGTTCCCACCCAATGTCCATACTGTGGATTTGGTTGCGGTAGTTATTGGGTTGTTGAAAATGGAAAAATTATTGGCTCTAGACCTGATAAAGATCATCCTGACAACAAGGGACAGCAATGCGTAAAAGGATTGAACGCTTATCAAGTATTTGAGAATATGGACGTTCGTCTAACAAAGCCATTGATCCGTCGTGATCCATCAACAAAAGGTACATTTAATGGCTTTGAGGAGGTTTCATGGGAAGAAGCCTTGGATGTGGTTGCGACAAAGTTTGCAGATATAAAGAAAAATTATGGCGGTAACTCCATTGGATTTTATGGTTCTGGACAATTGACTTTGGAAGCTCAATATTTAATTAACAAGTTTTGGAAGGCGGGATTGGAGTCCAATACCATAGAAGCTAATGCCAGGATGTGTATGACCAGTGCTGTTGTGGGATATTCCAAGGCATTTGGTTCTGATGCCCCACCTACCACCTACGAAGACCTCTATTTGGCAGATCTCATCATTGATATTGGTCATAATATGAGGGCAGCCCACTCAGTAGAGTACTGGTTGATTTCCAGTGAGAAAAAGCGGAGAAAGCTGGAGACCTATGTGATTGATCCCCGTGAAACAGGAACAGCAAGGGGATGGAAGGAAATCGATCCTGAACATTCCCATTACTGGGCTCTCAGACCAAATGGAGATTTAGCCCTGCTTAATTCTTTAGGATATGTATTTATCTATGAATTGGATGCTGTTGACAAGGCTTTTGTGGAAAAGAATACGGAGGGGTTTGAGGCTTATAAAGAAGGAGTAAAAAAATATAAGCCTGAAGATGTAGCAGATATTACCGGAATCTCCCCGGATCAAGTGAGGGAATTGGCAAAGAAATGGGTAAATGCCAAGAATGGTGTTCTTACCATATGGTCCATGGGAGTAAACCAGAGAACCATTGGTGTTCCGATTGTAGAAGCGATTATTAACCTTCATTTAATAACGGGAACTATGGGAAAACCTGGATTTGGACCATTTTCCATGACGGGTCAGCCCAATGCTATGGGTGAAAGATTGTCAGGTGGTTTAACCGGCAAACTTCCAGGAAATCGGGCATTGAAAAACCCAGATCATGTGAAAGCGGTAGAAAGGGTATGGGGAGAAGGCACCCTTGCCAAAACAGTAAAAATGAAAAATCCAAACGGTGCGGTCGGCATGTTTGAAAGGGCCCTTGCCGGAGATGTTAAAGCCATTTTCTTCTCATACACAACCCATATTAATCTGCCGGATGTAAATAATCTTGTCAGACCAGCCTTAAAAAATATGTTTGTGGTAGCTTCAGATATATTTAAAGATGCTCCTAACTTGTTATATGCGGATGTGGTATTCCCTGCGGCCACGATTGGAGAGGTACAGGGGACCTATATTAATTCCATCCGTCGGATTTATGTCGTGGATAAAGCTGTTGAACCACCGGAAGGAACAAAACCGGATATGGATATCATGATTGATTTAGCCCATAAGATGAAAGAAAAGGATTCATTCTGGTCCTTCTGGAGCAAACAATGGAATTATAGCAAAGACGATAAAGGATTTTACAACGCGGAAGAAGTGTTTCAGGAATTTAAGGACATCTTAAAGGGGTCTGATGCTGACATCACCGGTATTGAAGGATATGAGCAGCTTAGAAAATTAAAAGGAATCCAATGGCCTGCACCCACTCCTGAGATTGCAGCAAAGGGCGGTACGAAACGTCGCTATATGGGGCAGGAAGAAGGGTGGGCTGACAAGCCCTATGGAAACTTCCCTTCAAAGAATGGAAAGGCAAAAATTATTTTCGTGGATCAAGGTGTCTATACTGCGGCAGATGGAAGTAAATGGGGAGACAATGCCCCTGAATTTCCTGATGTGGAATTTGCCCGAGTACCCTTAAGTGAGGTGCCTACGGATAAATATCCGGTATGGCTGGCCCTCGGAATTGTTTATGAACATTTCCATTCTTCAAAAACGATACGTTCAAGAACATTGAAAAAATTGGTTCCGGAAATGTACGTGGAAGTGAATGAAGAGGATGCAAAAGTTTGGGGGATCAACGACGGCGATTGGATTAAGGTAAGTACGCGTCGTGGCAGCATTACTGCCAAGGCCAGTGTAGGACCTAATAGTAAGATCGGTGTAAGGGGGCGAAATTTGCCGCCAAGGGGAGAAATCTTTGCACCATGGAACCTTTCGGTCGCTGATAGTCCCCTTCCATCGGAAAATAAATGGCTAGTAAACACTATGCCAAGCCGGGCAACAGATCCTGAGTCCGGTCAGGCAGGATTTAAACATATGGCTGCCCGCATAGAGAAAGTTTAA
- a CDS encoding molybdenum cofactor biosynthesis protein — MKVSIQLFAGLAEAIGSGTLELDWGAERNLGEMRNFLMEKYPDAAPLIRQSFFSVNHEYADDKELIEEGDELALIPPVSGGEEDYFLITEEPVSIEQVISKVVHPDAGAVNSFIGTVRELTKGKKTLYLEYEAYVPMALRKMKQIGDEIKKKWPDAKVAITHRIGHLEISDVAVVIAVSTPHRHDSFEACRYAIERIKEMVPIWKKEFWEDGESWVGNQQGTISY; from the coding sequence ATGAAAGTTTCCATCCAGTTATTTGCCGGATTGGCGGAGGCCATCGGTTCTGGTACACTTGAATTGGATTGGGGTGCAGAAAGAAATCTCGGTGAGATGAGGAATTTCTTAATGGAGAAATACCCTGATGCAGCACCTTTAATCAGGCAAAGTTTTTTCTCGGTTAATCATGAATATGCCGATGATAAAGAGTTGATTGAAGAAGGGGATGAATTGGCCCTTATACCACCAGTAAGCGGTGGGGAAGAGGATTATTTTCTGATTACAGAGGAGCCGGTCTCTATTGAACAGGTGATCTCTAAAGTGGTTCACCCCGATGCCGGAGCGGTCAATAGCTTTATAGGTACGGTAAGAGAATTAACCAAAGGGAAAAAAACCCTTTATTTAGAGTATGAAGCGTATGTTCCAATGGCCTTAAGGAAAATGAAACAAATTGGCGATGAGATTAAGAAGAAATGGCCGGACGCGAAGGTTGCCATTACTCATCGCATCGGACATCTTGAGATATCTGATGTCGCTGTGGTGATCGCTGTATCGACGCCCCATCGTCATGATTCCTTTGAAGCCTGTCGTTATGCCATCGAAAGAATCAAAGAAATGGTTCCCATCTGGAAGAAAGAATTTTGGGAAGATGGTGAGTCATGGGTTGGAAATCAACAAGGAACCATTTCCTACTAA
- a CDS encoding 4Fe-4S binding protein, which translates to MRHTDEGSYNQHQEAMRPLIKKGIQWIDTYIFSYADDPHQTVKSLEEWKGTYGSLTLAGITFSDPLQVAANLLSGRAIVLTFIVSGVAIILFTMIFGRIFCSWICPMSLLSDLNMGLRRILMKIGIPLSDFPIDKKIKYWVLGFGLIFSLFGLNVIPYLLPYSLIGRAAFQLVYYSSIGIGFIIIMLILLFDLFVSERAWCRSLCPAGAWISWVGKKRMVRIVQKGNGCKESCNQCNLSCPYDIEPKKGNITSECSSCAICISVCPTNNFSFVLKSPLKQIKKNRSDDGSLKRLA; encoded by the coding sequence ATGAGACATACTGATGAAGGTTCATATAATCAGCATCAAGAGGCGATGCGCCCCTTAATAAAGAAAGGAATACAGTGGATTGACACCTACATTTTTAGCTATGCCGATGATCCTCACCAAACAGTTAAATCTCTGGAGGAGTGGAAGGGGACATACGGATCGCTCACCCTTGCAGGAATCACATTTTCCGATCCGCTACAGGTCGCTGCCAATCTTTTGTCAGGGAGAGCCATCGTACTTACGTTTATTGTGTCAGGAGTAGCGATTATCCTGTTTACAATGATTTTTGGCCGGATCTTTTGTAGTTGGATTTGCCCAATGTCATTGTTGTCTGATCTCAATATGGGATTGAGAAGAATATTAATGAAAATTGGGATTCCCCTTTCTGATTTTCCCATTGATAAAAAAATCAAATATTGGGTATTGGGATTTGGATTGATCTTTTCCCTTTTCGGCTTAAATGTGATTCCGTATCTTCTTCCTTACTCATTAATCGGGCGAGCAGCATTTCAACTAGTCTATTATTCTTCTATTGGGATTGGGTTCATCATAATCATGTTGATTTTATTGTTTGATCTTTTTGTTTCTGAGCGTGCCTGGTGCCGATCTTTATGTCCAGCGGGAGCCTGGATCTCATGGGTGGGGAAGAAAAGAATGGTTCGAATTGTTCAGAAAGGAAATGGATGTAAAGAATCCTGCAATCAATGCAACCTTTCTTGTCCCTATGATATTGAACCCAAAAAAGGGAATATCACATCGGAATGTTCTAGTTGCGCCATATGTATTTCGGTTTGTCCTACCAATAACTTTTCATTTGTCCTGAAATCACCGTTGAAACAGATAAAAAAGAACCGATCGGATGATGGTTCCCTAAAACGCTTGGCTTAG
- a CDS encoding molybdenum cofactor guanylyltransferase yields the protein MKQIAHGEGKYQVVLEGYHQGDDLVFHLYGGTKPHIGAIALSSFYQNQMEVSHSYSLPHHKEQSLAEEAIRSLQPLVDGSVLISVGIHIDDATAEEISLLVHNARMCIKEWAQWYRKASVHGVILAGGRSSRMGMDKTILPIAGTPLIQKTLNTLRQVSDKVTVSVNDMSRSNYARLFGEVVWKADESHVAGMGPMAGMFTAMKGSLSSYHIVVACDMPFLQGTFLEWMVEIAKAEGADAVVPIGHDGKIHPLHGVYHRRCLPVIQQLLEAKKPRMLGLLEAANVKYLNPDTIEKKGFSAESFMNMNSPEDYKRIIQIMEDREGKEKNDTTPKRD from the coding sequence ATGAAGCAGATTGCACATGGTGAGGGAAAATATCAAGTCGTTTTGGAAGGCTATCATCAAGGGGATGACTTGGTCTTTCATCTTTATGGTGGAACTAAACCCCATATTGGAGCAATTGCCTTGTCATCTTTTTATCAAAACCAAATGGAAGTATCTCATTCTTACTCTCTTCCCCATCATAAGGAACAATCGCTGGCTGAAGAGGCAATTCGATCCCTTCAACCATTGGTTGACGGCTCCGTTCTTATTTCAGTCGGAATTCATATTGATGATGCTACTGCTGAAGAAATTTCTCTTCTCGTTCACAACGCGAGAATGTGCATCAAAGAGTGGGCTCAATGGTATCGAAAAGCCTCTGTTCATGGTGTGATTTTGGCAGGGGGCAGAAGCTCCCGCATGGGGATGGACAAGACCATTCTTCCAATTGCAGGGACCCCGTTAATTCAAAAAACCTTGAATACTCTTCGTCAGGTGTCAGATAAGGTTACAGTTAGTGTGAATGATATGTCTCGTTCCAATTATGCCAGGCTTTTTGGAGAAGTGGTTTGGAAAGCAGATGAAAGCCATGTAGCTGGAATGGGTCCGATGGCTGGCATGTTCACGGCAATGAAAGGAAGTTTATCTTCTTATCACATTGTGGTCGCCTGTGATATGCCTTTTTTACAGGGCACTTTTTTAGAGTGGATGGTGGAAATTGCCAAGGCCGAGGGAGCAGATGCGGTAGTTCCCATTGGCCATGATGGAAAAATTCATCCTCTTCACGGAGTGTATCATCGAAGATGTCTGCCCGTTATTCAGCAACTGTTAGAGGCAAAAAAACCTCGTATGCTGGGACTGCTTGAAGCAGCAAATGTAAAGTATCTCAATCCGGATACCATAGAAAAGAAAGGCTTTTCTGCCGAATCATTCATGAATATGAATAGCCCCGAAGATTATAAACGAATTATTCAGATCATGGAAGATAGAGAAGGGAAGGAAAAAAATGATACGACCCCGAAACGTGATTAA
- the tatA gene encoding twin-arginine translocase TatA/TatE family subunit, protein MLSNIGIPGLILILILALVIFGPKKLPEIGRAFGQTLREFKKSTKELTSDVMEELDEIEDKKKEKKTENS, encoded by the coding sequence ATGTTGTCTAACATTGGAATTCCAGGTCTAATCTTGATTTTAATTCTGGCGCTGGTGATATTCGGTCCGAAAAAATTGCCTGAAATTGGACGGGCTTTTGGTCAGACTTTAAGGGAATTTAAAAAGTCAACAAAAGAGTTGACTTCTGATGTCATGGAAGAATTAGACGAAATAGAGGATAAGAAAAAGGAAAAGAAGACAGAAAACAGCTAA
- a CDS encoding molybdopterin molybdotransferase MoeA: MIKVEEAVEKVMQFIHPMKVEQVPIEEAYGRYLAEPLIADHDIPFRDRSPLDGFAIRSEDTIGATHENPITLRVIEEVGAGQLASKRVGKKEAIRIMTGADMPEGANAVVMLEMVKELPDKGLIQIPVSFTPGQNVSKRGEDIHEGKSLVPSGTRIGPGEITLLATFGYAKVPVYKKPVVGILATGTELLSVEQSLKPGKIRNSNSYMVASLLIKYGAEPRIFQPVQDDVEKSVKAVEHALTEVDYLITTGGVSVGDYDVMIDVFSRVGAEIVFDKIAMRPGSPTTFAVRDKKLIFGLSGNPAACFVGFELYVRPAILSMMSVEHPYMLKLEAFLDGDFKKPSAYPRFVRAKAYVKEGQFRVKPVGLDKAGVTSTLKDANCLVYIPAGGRGINENDRVSVLMLEMPEGYSYDSSV; encoded by the coding sequence GTGATTAAGGTTGAGGAAGCAGTAGAAAAGGTGATGCAATTTATTCATCCTATGAAGGTTGAACAAGTTCCTATAGAAGAAGCCTATGGTCGCTACCTGGCAGAACCCCTGATTGCCGATCATGATATTCCCTTTAGGGATCGCTCTCCATTAGATGGGTTTGCCATTCGTTCGGAGGATACCATCGGTGCCACCCATGAAAATCCGATCACCCTCAGGGTAATTGAAGAGGTCGGGGCCGGTCAATTGGCCTCAAAAAGAGTGGGAAAAAAAGAAGCCATACGAATCATGACAGGAGCCGACATGCCCGAAGGAGCCAATGCAGTTGTCATGTTAGAGATGGTGAAAGAATTGCCGGATAAGGGATTAATACAGATCCCTGTATCGTTTACCCCGGGACAGAATGTCTCGAAAAGGGGAGAAGATATTCACGAAGGAAAATCATTAGTTCCATCGGGAACCCGTATTGGTCCTGGGGAGATTACGTTGTTGGCTACTTTCGGATATGCAAAGGTACCCGTTTATAAAAAGCCGGTTGTTGGAATTTTAGCAACAGGAACGGAATTATTATCAGTGGAACAATCTTTGAAACCGGGAAAAATTCGCAACAGCAATTCATACATGGTTGCATCGTTGCTTATAAAATATGGAGCAGAACCACGTATTTTTCAACCAGTCCAGGATGATGTGGAGAAGTCTGTGAAAGCAGTGGAGCATGCATTGACAGAAGTGGATTACCTAATCACCACCGGGGGGGTCTCCGTGGGTGATTACGATGTGATGATCGACGTATTTTCCCGCGTTGGAGCAGAAATTGTTTTTGACAAGATTGCCATGAGACCAGGGAGCCCTACCACCTTTGCAGTAAGGGATAAGAAGCTCATTTTTGGTTTGTCAGGAAATCCAGCCGCCTGTTTTGTCGGATTCGAATTATATGTAAGACCTGCCATTTTGTCGATGATGTCGGTAGAACATCCCTATATGCTGAAGTTGGAAGCCTTTTTGGATGGAGATTTTAAGAAGCCTTCTGCGTATCCACGATTCGTAAGGGCAAAAGCTTATGTAAAAGAGGGGCAATTTCGGGTGAAACCTGTCGGATTGGATAAAGCGGGAGTGACATCAACGCTAAAAGATGCCAACTGTTTGGTCTATATTCCGGCAGGCGGCCGCGGGATCAATGAAAATGATCGAGTTTCAGTTCTCATGTTGGAGATGCCGGAGGGTTATTCATATGATTCCAGTGTTTAA
- the tatC gene encoding twin-arginine translocase subunit TatC — MEDKNLELTEHLEELRRRIIYSIIFYAIAIIIGFVFSGKVMNYLKNAPAARGLSWNVFALSDALTVYIKISMILGTVLAIPFILYQIWAFVKPGLKKHEQKIALRFIPAATFLFIFGIGFSYWVIFPMIVDFMKTITEQVGANEIYGIHQYFNFMFRIIIPFGILFELPIIAMFLTRLRIVNPRRLARMRKYAYFVLFIIAASITPPELISEIMVTIPLILLYEFSIWLSKLVYKKQQEEDIEVEQEFSSAD, encoded by the coding sequence ATGGAAGATAAAAATTTAGAGTTAACCGAACACTTGGAAGAACTGCGAAGAAGAATCATTTATTCAATCATTTTTTATGCCATCGCCATTATCATCGGGTTTGTATTTTCTGGCAAAGTGATGAATTATCTGAAAAATGCCCCTGCTGCAAGGGGGCTAAGCTGGAATGTATTTGCATTATCCGATGCACTTACGGTTTATATAAAAATTTCCATGATTCTCGGAACGGTCCTGGCTATCCCTTTTATCCTGTATCAGATTTGGGCATTCGTGAAACCAGGTTTAAAAAAACATGAGCAGAAAATAGCCTTGCGGTTTATTCCTGCTGCCACATTCCTCTTTATCTTTGGGATTGGATTTTCCTATTGGGTGATTTTCCCCATGATTGTGGACTTTATGAAAACCATTACAGAGCAGGTTGGGGCCAACGAAATCTATGGTATTCATCAATATTTTAATTTTATGTTCCGAATCATTATCCCTTTTGGTATCCTGTTTGAATTGCCAATTATCGCCATGTTTTTAACCAGGTTGCGCATTGTGAATCCCAGAAGACTGGCTCGCATGAGAAAATATGCCTATTTCGTTTTGTTTATCATTGCAGCATCCATCACTCCTCCGGAATTGATCTCTGAGATTATGGTAACCATCCCGCTTATCCTGTTGTATGAATTCAGCATATGGCTTTCTAAGTTAGTTTATAAGAAGCAGCAAGAGGAAGATATAGAGGTTGAACAGGAGTTTTCTTCAGCAGATTAG